CTTTGATCCGCCGCATCCATGGAATAACAAAGATGCTGCAATGAAAACGAAGGTAGAAACGCTTACTAATTCTCTGAAGTTGCTGATAATTTTATTCATTAATTATGGTGTGTTTAAAATGTAAGTGTGGTCTAGGTGCGTTAGCCGACAAAGTCAAAGCTTCCAAAGTTCCTCTTAGAGATTAATTGTCACGTCTTCCTCGCATTTGGCAAGCCAATCGGTGTGTAGATTCAATAGTCGGTCGACCACTTTGGCATTGGCTTTGGCTAAATCGTTTGTCTCGGTGCGATCCTTGTAGGTGTCGAAAAGTTCCACAGTCTTTCCGCCGTCAGAGGACACAAGTTTCCATGGACCGTCTGTAACTGCCCAGCCCTTGGACCATTTCCAGAATAAGGGTTCCTTTCGAGGTGTTGTGCTTCCATGCAATACAGGGGTTAAGGAAACGCCTTCCATGGGAATTATTTTTTTGCCGTCAAATATTCTTGGGTACGTGGCTCCTGAGATATCGACCAGGGTTGTCATGATGTCGATCATATGTCCGCGAAATGTGCTTATACGACCTGGCGGTTTAATTGCTTCCGGCCAGTAGGCGATTAAGGGTGTGCAAATCCCTCCCTCATGGCTATTGTTTTTAAAAAGGCGATAAGGGGTATTGGAGACGTTGGCCCAGTCACGACCCAGTGAAGCCCAATATCCAAATGAACCCAGGGGCCCTGATTGCACTTGTGCTCCACGTTCGGCATCTTCTCCTGAGGATCCGTTGTCTGATGCAAAGAGAATAAGTGTATTTTCACGTTCCCCCATGGCCTCTATTTTTTCGAGCACGCGTCCTATGTTTTGGTCTACCCGATCGATCATGGCTGCATAGATGGCCATGCGTTTAATTTCCTTCTCTTTTTCTTCAGGAGTTACCTCACTCCAGGGAACATGTGAAGGCTCGGATCTTGGAAACGTTTCATCGGGGTGTAATTGCAAAAGTTGTCACTCACGCAGCTACTTTTAGTTTCTCCCAGTATGCCTCCTCCTCTTGATTGGCTCTGCAGACTCTGAGGTGTGCCATGGAATGAACGTTTTGTTCGGTCCACCATGCACCCGATATCTTGAGCCGTTTTTGTAGCACATGCCGGTGTCCCGCCTCGATGAGCCCGGAACCAATTGGCAGCTCTTTTTCGATGGCGCTCTTGTAATCGAGTTGGTTGATGCGGTTTTCGAGGTAGCGATAGGCGGTTCGAACAGGAGCTTGCTCCCCGGGAATGGAATCAGCTTCGATATGGGGTTTGAGAGCTTCAAGAACGCGTTCGGGATGGCCCGACTTCAGACGCTGCTTTTGGACGTCCAGCCAGCGCTTCGTGCCGGACATTATCAAACTGCGCAACGAACTGCCGCAGCTCGGCGAGGTGCATCTCGCCACCGTCGCCTGCGGCAATGACCTCGTCTATTACGGCATCCACGCGCTCTCGATGGCCTGCGCCGTGCTCGGCAAGGGAGCCGTGAGCGCCATCAACGTCGGCAAGCCCGGCGCAAACATTGCGCGCATCCGTTTCGGCGGGAATCGCGATGTCGTCCTCATCGTCGGCGAAAGGGAA
This portion of the Verrucomicrobiota bacterium genome encodes:
- a CDS encoding sulfatase-like hydrolase/transferase; translated protein: MQLHPDETFPRSEPSHVPWSEVTPEEKEKEIKRMAIYAAMIDRVDQNIGRVLEKIEAMGERENTLILFASDNGSSGEDAERGAQVQSGPLGSFGYWASLGRDWANVSNTPYRLFKNNSHEGGICTPLIAYWPEAIKPPGRISTFRGHMIDIMTTLVDISGATYPRIFDGKKIIPMEGVSLTPVLHGSTTPRKEPLFWKWSKGWAVTDGPWKLVSSDGGKTVELFDTYKDRTETNDLAKANAKVVDRLLNLHTDWLAKCEEDVTINL